Part of the Lampris incognitus isolate fLamInc1 chromosome 1, fLamInc1.hap2, whole genome shotgun sequence genome is shown below.
CCAGAAATCCAGAGACCGAGGGTTGAGTCTGAGGTcagagcagagagaggaaggggggttATCTAAGACTCTCTGCGCCCCCTCCCAGCCTATGACTGGCTGGATCATGGAGCTGCATTGCCTGCCTGCTGAGACCCCCACTACATCTAGCTCCAGATCTACGGACCCCCTGTATGACAACTGCCCAGCCCATgcccagagagggagggagaggcacAGTGAGCTGCAAAGGGAGTGGGGCAGTGGGATGGATAGGGATAGGGAGCATAGGGCTCTGTTCTCAGCCGTAACTAGACTCCCAGCTCCCCGCAGCCCCCTGTCTGGCCTGGCCCCAGCTGTGACTGACGTTCCCACACTCGGTCGCGGGAGAGGGCCTGGCACTTGGCCAGATCACAGCTACTGCAGCTGGGGAGGAGGCCTGGTGAAGAAGGGCTGGGAAGCAGAGCTGGGCCCGGGTATaaacagagcaggaggaggagtagagagaggaagaggaagggaagAAGGTATACAAGACACAGAGAAGGAAAGGGTCCATGAAAACTGGAGCCCCACTCGATCACAGAGCGAGCAACACGAGAGCGCTCTGTCTGTTTATGACAACATCCAGCACGCCATCACCTCGGACAATCTCCTGGAGgcggttgccatggaaacaggcTTCCAGGAGCCTTCGCAGCAGGAGGTGTGCCAAGTGCTAGCCACTGAGCAGATCCAGGGGCTGATGAAGGGTGGAGGAGTGAGCGGGGAGAGTAGCTCCTGGTCCTCCTGTGAGATCATCCTGGCTGAAAGCAGAGCCAGTAACAGAGTGGAGCAGGACTGGGATGTAGATCAAGACCACCCCGAATGGGAGTCAGAGCTGGACTCAGGACCCCGTCCATTTGATCAGGAGCTCCAGCTCCCAACATCCTATGTCCAACCGCATCCTGTAGCTAGTCTTCCTTTCTCTAGTGAAACAGGACTCCTGGCCCAGCGGACCTCAGCGGCAGACCAGCATCCAGGAGAGATACACCAGGAAGGCTCCAGGATGCCTCCTCCTCTCCCCACAGCTGACCCATCAGCCAGCGCCCTGCGAAGCATCCTCACCGGCCTCCAGCAGCAGATAGTACAACAGAGGGAGGAGTATGAGGCACATATAATTAGGTAATGTTCATTTTGATGTGATATTTTTTTCTGCACTTTGCAGTAAATTCAGGCCCATTAAGCGTGCATGTCCA
Proteins encoded:
- the LOC130109750 gene encoding rho GTPase-activating protein 22-like is translated as MELHCLPAETPTTSSSRSTDPLYDNCPAHAQRGRERHSELQREWGSGMDRDREHRALFSAVTRLPAPRSPLSGLAPAVTDVPTLGRGRGPGTWPDHSYCSWGGGLVKKGWEAELGPGINRAGGGVERGRGREEGIQDTEKERVHENWSPTRSQSEQHESALSVYDNIQHAITSDNLLEAVAMETGFQEPSQQEVCQVLATEQIQGLMKGGGVSGESSSWSSCEIILAESRASNRVEQDWDVDQDHPEWESELDSGPRPFDQELQLPTSYVQPHPVASLPFSSETGLLAQRTSAADQHPGEIHQEGSRMPPPLPTADPSASALRSILTGLQQQIVQQREEYEAHIIRLEQRNEELQGEVMGLRANLAQQRRWYQVVQAKIQESEQARAAAELRNTALQREMEQFFDTFGELNNEAKKTERIVRSF